The Vibrio astriarenae genome contains a region encoding:
- the rfbA gene encoding glucose-1-phosphate thymidylyltransferase RfbA: protein MLNPQRRKGIVLAGGSGTRLFPLTRAVSKQLMPVYDKPMIYYPISCLMMAGIREIAIITTEEEQHRFIRQLGDGSRWGVKFEYIVQPSPDGLAQAFILAEDFLKGSSVALVLGDNLFYGHDLKKSLQKANDQMAGATIFGYHVADPKAYGVVEFDDEGNVLSIEEKPEEPKSKYAVPGLYFFDSDVVEFAKNVKPSARGELEITEVIEQYRAANNLKVELLGRGTAWLDTGTLDDLLDAAVFIRAIEKRQGLKINCPAEVAYRMGYIDDAGLRDIAVPLQKSGYGQYLLRLLEHKVF, encoded by the coding sequence ATGCTTAACCCTCAAAGAAGAAAGGGAATTGTCTTAGCCGGTGGCTCCGGTACGAGGTTATTTCCCCTCACAAGAGCAGTCAGCAAGCAGTTAATGCCGGTCTATGACAAGCCAATGATCTACTACCCAATATCTTGCCTAATGATGGCAGGGATCCGCGAAATCGCAATCATCACCACCGAAGAAGAGCAGCACCGTTTCATTCGTCAGCTAGGTGATGGCTCTCGCTGGGGGGTAAAATTCGAGTACATTGTTCAGCCATCCCCTGATGGCCTAGCTCAAGCCTTTATCTTGGCAGAAGATTTCTTAAAAGGTTCTTCAGTTGCGCTTGTGTTAGGTGACAACCTTTTCTATGGCCATGACTTGAAAAAATCACTGCAAAAAGCCAACGATCAGATGGCGGGCGCCACTATCTTTGGCTACCACGTAGCAGACCCTAAAGCTTACGGCGTGGTGGAATTTGATGATGAAGGCAACGTGCTCTCGATTGAAGAGAAGCCTGAAGAGCCAAAGTCAAAATATGCCGTCCCAGGATTATATTTCTTTGATAGTGATGTGGTTGAGTTTGCTAAAAACGTGAAGCCTTCTGCACGTGGAGAGCTAGAGATCACCGAAGTAATCGAACAGTACCGCGCAGCCAACAACCTCAAAGTTGAGCTCCTTGGCCGCGGAACCGCATGGCTAGACACCGGAACCCTAGATGACCTACTCGATGCCGCCGTTTTCATCCGTGCAATCGAAAAACGTCAAGGCCTAAAAATCAACTGCCCTGCAGAAGTTGCGTACCGCATGGGTTATATCGATGATGCAGGCTTGCGCGACATTGCAGTACCACTACAAAAATCAGGCTACGGCCAATACCTATTGAGGTTACTAGAGCACAAGGTGTTCTAG
- a CDS encoding lipopolysaccharide biosynthesis protein: protein MIEQKFQEFRKSIAPGEFNSIEFLTARAQQLEADDPDLSQRILVRVTNLKREKQKKAEEAKKEEALAKAKQEEVQEKRVEPKSEVISTPAAKPAEEQKKKAEHKAKGKLSHLISSNPLLNKLKQSPFTALVLVPTLIFAFYQLFWATERFESQAQVIVQQPDGMATMDASMAVLTGLGMPSTGVSDTELVKAYILSNDMLRYLEDKLNLSAHYSQSEIDVFSRLDSDSSWESFFEFYQKHINVFIDAKSNIVFVQGQGFDADFAHRLTQTIVDRAEWYINSIGHQLAEAQLEFIKNEHANIQSRLEEAQATLLNFQQRYNLLDPAAEGMAMQQIAYGLEGQISAKEAELKSLNAIMSDQAPQVRALQNQLTALKEQLVKERGKLSADDEQVIPVSEILANYTDLKVKMELALQAYTSSEVSLEKSRIEAYRQLKYLVVVEAATLPQDSKYPHALYNISLFALVTMMLFAIGKIIISTIRELK, encoded by the coding sequence ATGATTGAACAAAAATTCCAAGAATTCAGAAAATCAATAGCGCCAGGAGAGTTCAATTCGATTGAGTTCTTAACGGCACGTGCTCAGCAGCTAGAGGCTGATGACCCCGATCTATCGCAGCGAATTTTAGTGCGTGTGACTAACCTTAAGCGCGAAAAACAAAAGAAAGCGGAAGAAGCAAAGAAAGAAGAGGCGCTTGCAAAAGCGAAGCAGGAAGAGGTTCAAGAAAAGAGGGTTGAACCGAAAAGCGAAGTGATCTCAACACCTGCGGCAAAGCCTGCAGAGGAGCAAAAGAAAAAAGCAGAGCACAAAGCGAAGGGGAAACTCTCGCATCTGATCTCTAGCAACCCGCTCCTAAATAAACTAAAACAATCGCCATTCACTGCGTTAGTGTTAGTCCCAACGCTCATCTTTGCCTTCTATCAACTCTTTTGGGCAACGGAACGTTTTGAAAGCCAAGCGCAAGTTATTGTGCAGCAGCCCGATGGCATGGCCACCATGGATGCATCGATGGCCGTGTTGACTGGATTAGGAATGCCAAGTACCGGCGTATCTGACACCGAGCTAGTCAAGGCTTACATCTTATCCAACGATATGCTTCGTTACCTAGAGGATAAACTCAATCTGAGCGCGCATTATAGCCAGAGTGAGATAGACGTATTCAGTCGACTTGACTCAGATTCGAGTTGGGAGAGCTTCTTTGAATTTTACCAAAAACACATCAATGTGTTTATCGATGCCAAATCGAACATCGTGTTTGTTCAAGGGCAGGGCTTTGATGCAGATTTTGCCCATCGCTTAACCCAAACCATTGTTGATAGAGCAGAATGGTACATCAACTCTATTGGCCATCAATTGGCAGAAGCTCAGCTAGAGTTTATTAAAAATGAGCACGCCAATATTCAGTCTCGCTTAGAGGAAGCACAAGCAACACTACTGAACTTCCAACAGCGCTATAACTTGCTAGACCCGGCCGCAGAGGGCATGGCAATGCAGCAGATAGCCTATGGGCTGGAAGGGCAAATCTCAGCAAAAGAGGCTGAACTAAAAAGCCTCAATGCGATCATGAGTGACCAAGCTCCACAAGTTCGCGCACTACAAAATCAACTGACAGCCTTGAAAGAGCAGCTCGTTAAAGAGCGCGGAAAGCTATCGGCGGATGATGAACAAGTTATCCCCGTTAGTGAAATACTGGCCAATTACACCGATTTAAAAGTCAAAATGGAGCTTGCCCTGCAAGCCTACACTTCCTCTGAAGTGTCTTTAGAAAAATCACGCATCGAGGCATACCGCCAGCTGAAATATTTGGTTGTAGTAGAAGCAGCGACACTGCCTCAAGACAGTAAATACCCCCATGCGTTATACAACATCAGTCTTTTTGCTTTGGTGACAATGATGTTATTCGCCATCGGCAAAATTATTATTTCAACCATTCGAGAGTTGAAGTAA
- a CDS encoding ABC transporter permease, translating into MAKVKQRSLLKVWGDVIFAIFVREIKSKSQDKLGVAWLVVSPVAFIFMLSYMRGRMDGGETHGISTFFFMAIGMVLVQAFLGMVGSVSTSIKKNKPLYAFRQVQPISSVLAISGMELLIKIFVVLVIGVIAFYLGHTMQMADPIELILILLRVWLIATSIGTLFALASCFVPEIDKIRSLAMRPIFFISGIFFSLQDIPREYWHYLTWNPLLHAVELARYAAYPHYGDAGVSYFYLDLCTLTLTFAALVCYQASWKQAISR; encoded by the coding sequence ATGGCTAAGGTGAAGCAGCGCAGCCTATTAAAAGTGTGGGGCGATGTCATCTTTGCGATTTTTGTGCGTGAGATAAAGAGCAAGTCGCAAGATAAGCTGGGTGTAGCTTGGTTGGTGGTATCACCGGTGGCTTTCATCTTTATGCTCTCATACATGCGCGGAAGAATGGATGGCGGCGAGACACACGGAATATCGACCTTCTTCTTTATGGCGATAGGCATGGTTTTGGTTCAGGCTTTTTTGGGGATGGTCGGATCGGTATCGACCTCAATCAAGAAAAACAAACCACTATATGCCTTCAGGCAGGTTCAGCCAATCAGCTCTGTACTAGCTATCTCAGGCATGGAGCTACTGATTAAGATTTTTGTCGTCTTAGTCATCGGTGTTATCGCTTTTTACCTCGGCCATACAATGCAAATGGCAGACCCGATAGAGTTAATTCTCATCCTGCTAAGAGTCTGGTTAATCGCAACAAGTATTGGAACCTTGTTTGCACTTGCATCGTGCTTCGTACCAGAGATAGACAAAATCCGCTCACTCGCAATGAGACCGATTTTCTTTATTTCGGGGATTTTCTTTAGTCTGCAAGATATTCCGAGAGAGTATTGGCATTACCTAACCTGGAACCCTCTACTACACGCAGTCGAGCTAGCAAGATACGCAGCCTATCCGCACTACGGTGACGCAGGCGTAAGTTACTTTTACTTAGATTTATGCACATTAACACTCACATTCGCCGCGTTGGTTTGTTATCAGGCAAGTTGGAAGCAAGCGATAAGTCGGTGA
- a CDS encoding polysaccharide biosynthesis/export family protein — protein sequence MLKRLFIFTLSLYSVGAVATGMDTAQLMAQSGIVPAASSTTAQPTISASPNEMLEMGTYARENRNNLLLPGETDVRDLLPSSGENLPPPYGANLFAGGYETERSDGLNDNYLVAAGDKINLWLWGAVSYSSVLTVDNQGNIFIPEVGPIRVQDVRASDINQLVTSKIKQIYTNNVSVYVNLLTATPVSVYLSGPVIRPGQYAGMASDSVLYFLKRAGGIDSERGSYREIEIRRNGKTIQSIDLYDFIQSGEMPSVSFKDGDVILVKPQKAAITVAGGVRNPFRFELDGESAAGEQLVSYSRPLAKISHVGVMGNRESGPFSSYISYDDFKTFALEDGDKVIFNDDLHAQVIDIQVSGSYLGPSYFVVQKSARLHDLLNQIPVEEDLADYGSIYLHRQSVAERQQQSLNDALDRLERSVFTAPASSEGEARIRAEEAQLVLQFTERARQVQPLGKVIVADNGNIANIRLEQGDVIVIPPRTDLINISGEVLMPQAVVFNPNAKIDDYVAWAGGFTDRAEDQRIAIVRANGLVEFGSDKRIQKGDQILVLPKVDTKMMQAVKDITQIIYQIAVAANVAIN from the coding sequence ATGTTGAAGCGACTATTTATCTTCACACTGAGCCTGTACTCGGTGGGAGCAGTTGCAACCGGTATGGACACCGCACAGCTTATGGCGCAATCCGGTATTGTGCCTGCTGCATCATCGACTACCGCGCAACCAACAATATCCGCCTCTCCAAACGAAATGTTGGAGATGGGCACCTATGCTCGCGAAAATCGTAATAATCTATTACTGCCTGGTGAAACCGATGTGCGCGACCTGTTGCCGTCATCGGGTGAGAACCTACCCCCGCCATATGGCGCAAACCTATTTGCGGGTGGCTACGAAACAGAGCGCAGTGATGGCCTCAATGACAACTACCTTGTTGCAGCGGGCGATAAAATCAACCTGTGGCTTTGGGGCGCAGTGAGCTACAGCAGCGTGCTGACTGTGGATAACCAAGGCAACATCTTTATCCCTGAAGTTGGTCCTATTCGCGTGCAAGACGTGCGAGCCAGCGATATCAATCAGCTAGTGACCTCAAAGATTAAGCAGATTTACACCAACAATGTCAGTGTGTACGTCAACTTGCTCACCGCAACACCCGTCAGTGTATACCTTTCAGGCCCAGTGATCCGACCGGGTCAATACGCAGGCATGGCGTCAGACAGTGTGCTTTACTTCCTTAAGCGAGCAGGTGGCATTGATTCAGAGCGCGGCAGCTACCGTGAAATCGAGATCCGCCGTAATGGCAAAACCATTCAAAGCATCGACCTTTACGACTTCATCCAATCAGGTGAAATGCCAAGTGTTAGCTTTAAAGATGGTGATGTGATTCTGGTGAAGCCACAAAAAGCAGCCATCACAGTGGCAGGTGGCGTTCGCAACCCATTCCGCTTTGAGCTTGATGGTGAAAGTGCCGCCGGTGAACAGCTGGTATCGTACTCACGACCACTCGCCAAAATCAGTCACGTTGGTGTGATGGGCAATCGTGAGTCTGGCCCATTCTCTAGCTACATCTCGTACGACGATTTCAAAACCTTTGCACTGGAAGACGGTGACAAGGTGATCTTTAACGATGACCTGCACGCACAGGTGATCGACATTCAGGTCAGTGGCAGCTACCTAGGGCCTTCCTACTTTGTGGTACAGAAGAGTGCCCGCCTGCATGATCTTCTCAACCAGATCCCTGTCGAAGAAGACCTGGCGGATTATGGCTCAATCTATCTGCATCGACAGAGCGTAGCCGAAAGACAACAGCAAAGCTTGAATGATGCGCTTGATCGTCTAGAACGCAGTGTGTTTACCGCACCAGCATCTTCTGAAGGTGAAGCGAGAATTCGAGCAGAAGAGGCGCAACTGGTATTACAGTTCACTGAGCGAGCAAGACAAGTTCAGCCGCTGGGTAAAGTGATTGTGGCCGATAACGGCAACATCGCCAACATCCGCCTAGAGCAAGGCGATGTCATTGTCATCCCACCAAGAACCGATTTGATCAATATCTCTGGTGAGGTATTGATGCCGCAAGCGGTGGTCTTTAACCCCAACGCGAAGATTGATGACTATGTGGCTTGGGCTGGCGGATTTACTGACCGAGCAGAAGACCAAAGAATTGCGATTGTACGCGCTAACGGCCTAGTGGAATTTGGTAGCGATAAACGCATTCAAAAAGGCGATCAAATTCTCGTGTTGCCGAAAGTCGATACGAAGATGATGCAAGCGGTGAAAGACATCACGCAAATCATTTATCAGATTGCAGTCGCCGCAAATGTCGCAATCAACTAG
- the rfaD gene encoding ADP-glyceromanno-heptose 6-epimerase codes for MIIVTGGAGMIGSNIVKALNAKGVRDILVVDNLKDGKKFKNLVDLDIADYMDRDDFLTQIMAGDDFGPIDAVFHEGACSATTEWDGKYMMLNNYEYSKELLHYCLEREIPFLYASSAATYGETETFIEEKQYEGALNVYGYSKQQFDNYVRRVWQDAEEHGETLSQVTGFRYFNVYGPREQHKGSMASVAFHLNNQMNAGENPKLFAGSEHFKRDFVFVGDVAAVNLWFLENGQSGIFNLGTGNAESFEEVAKAVIAYHGKGEIETIPFPEHLKGAYQEYTQADLTKLRAAGCDHTFKTVAEGVAEYMAEING; via the coding sequence ATGATTATCGTCACTGGTGGCGCTGGCATGATCGGCAGCAATATCGTTAAGGCACTTAACGCAAAGGGTGTTCGCGATATTTTGGTGGTGGACAACCTTAAAGATGGTAAGAAGTTTAAGAACCTGGTTGATTTGGACATCGCCGACTACATGGACCGTGATGACTTCTTAACGCAAATCATGGCAGGTGATGACTTCGGCCCTATCGATGCGGTTTTCCATGAAGGTGCATGCTCAGCAACCACTGAGTGGGACGGCAAGTACATGATGCTCAATAACTATGAGTATTCAAAAGAGCTGCTTCACTACTGTCTAGAGCGTGAAATCCCCTTCCTTTATGCTTCATCAGCAGCGACTTACGGCGAGACTGAGACGTTCATTGAAGAGAAGCAGTATGAAGGCGCATTAAACGTTTATGGTTACTCGAAGCAGCAGTTCGATAACTATGTTCGCCGCGTATGGCAAGACGCCGAAGAGCACGGTGAGACGCTTTCTCAAGTGACGGGGTTCCGTTACTTCAACGTGTATGGCCCACGTGAGCAGCACAAAGGCTCGATGGCCTCCGTTGCCTTCCACCTAAACAACCAGATGAATGCGGGTGAAAACCCTAAATTGTTCGCGGGTAGCGAGCACTTTAAGCGTGATTTTGTCTTTGTGGGTGATGTGGCTGCAGTGAATCTTTGGTTCCTAGAAAATGGCCAATCAGGCATCTTTAACCTAGGCACCGGTAACGCTGAGTCGTTTGAAGAAGTGGCTAAAGCGGTGATTGCTTATCATGGTAAGGGCGAAATCGAAACCATTCCTTTCCCAGAGCATCTAAAGGGTGCTTATCAAGAATACACTCAAGCGGATCTGACCAAGCTGCGTGCAGCGGGTTGTGATCATACGTTTAAAACAGTCGCTGAGGGTGTGGCTGAGTATATGGCGGAAATTAACGGCTAG
- the lpxM gene encoding lauroyl-Kdo(2)-lipid IV(A) myristoyltransferase (LpxM is lauroyl-Kdo(2)-lipid IV(A) myristoyltransferase, an enzyme characterized in Escherichia coli and involved in biosynthesis of the form of lipid A found in that species and some closely related species.), with translation MTDKRDDFDPKAYNPEFQWSFLAPKYWGTWLAVVIALPLALLPNAFRRKLVSVLIKGQIKKKRGTVRRAMINLKLCFPDWSEAQRLAVLEQNLITAGTFLSGFAAVTLKGKQWLDNNTDVKGIEHIRKLEANGKKAILLVPHSWAIDIPAILLASKGLPVSAMANSQKNLVLDWLMHKQRVQHGGRVYDRSGGIKPFIKSVKDGYLGYYLPDQDHGPEQSVFADFFATEKATLPALGKLAKVSRAKIVPVFASFDAETGRYEVDIREPMDALSGDDEGDARAMNQVVEMFVTPKPEQYMWILKLLKTRRDGKEPYKQENW, from the coding sequence ATGACGGATAAACGTGACGATTTTGACCCCAAGGCTTATAACCCTGAGTTTCAGTGGTCTTTTTTAGCACCTAAATATTGGGGAACATGGCTGGCGGTGGTTATCGCTCTGCCTCTTGCTCTGCTGCCTAATGCGTTTCGTCGCAAATTGGTCAGTGTTCTGATTAAAGGTCAAATAAAGAAAAAACGAGGTACGGTTCGTCGAGCGATGATCAACCTTAAGCTCTGTTTTCCTGACTGGAGTGAAGCGCAGCGGTTGGCCGTCTTAGAGCAAAACTTAATTACGGCTGGCACCTTCCTCTCTGGCTTTGCGGCTGTCACTCTCAAAGGTAAACAATGGCTTGATAACAATACTGACGTGAAAGGTATTGAGCATATTAGAAAGTTAGAGGCTAATGGCAAGAAAGCGATTCTATTGGTACCCCACTCATGGGCTATTGATATTCCGGCAATATTGTTAGCATCCAAAGGGCTGCCTGTTTCGGCGATGGCCAATAGCCAGAAGAACCTCGTTCTCGATTGGCTAATGCACAAGCAGCGCGTGCAACATGGTGGTCGAGTGTATGATCGCAGCGGTGGTATCAAACCTTTCATTAAGTCTGTTAAAGACGGTTATCTAGGCTACTACCTACCAGACCAAGACCACGGACCTGAGCAAAGTGTCTTTGCGGACTTTTTTGCCACTGAGAAGGCGACCCTACCCGCCCTCGGTAAACTCGCTAAAGTCAGTCGCGCGAAAATCGTGCCTGTATTTGCGAGTTTTGATGCGGAGACAGGGCGCTATGAAGTGGATATTCGTGAGCCAATGGATGCCCTATCTGGTGATGATGAGGGGGATGCTCGCGCAATGAATCAAGTGGTTGAAATGTTCGTGACACCTAAACCTGAGCAGTATATGTGGATCCTGAAACTGCTGAAAACCAGACGAGATGGTAAAGAGCCTTATAAACAGGAAAACTGGTAA
- a CDS encoding glycosyltransferase, protein MNILVFSTKTLPVKNYGGTERVVWDLVEALHLLGHQVTLLSGKGTQCDWARVIEHQPNVPLNEQIPQDIDIVHFHSKFEPIDKPYVITQHGNSSGPIDANTIFVSKQHAQNHGGVAYVHNGLNWDNYLQPNFSVPRERFHFLGKAAWRVKNVQGAIDITRKAGEKLDVLGGHRFNFKMGIRLTFDRHVRFQGMVDDHTKSQLMNASKGLVFPVTWHEPFGLAITESLFFGCPVFGTPYGSLPELVSPEVGVLSKKESDLVDAIKDVGRFNSVQCHEYARERFNALVMAKEYVAKYESVLNQNRLNPELGEIISQFKRLDYFK, encoded by the coding sequence GTGAATATTTTAGTATTTAGTACCAAAACCTTACCGGTTAAGAATTATGGTGGGACGGAGCGTGTCGTCTGGGATTTGGTCGAAGCCTTGCACCTTTTAGGCCATCAAGTGACTTTGCTGTCAGGTAAAGGAACTCAGTGTGATTGGGCGAGAGTGATCGAACATCAACCGAATGTTCCTCTAAACGAGCAAATTCCCCAAGATATCGATATTGTTCATTTCCACTCGAAGTTTGAACCCATAGATAAACCTTATGTGATCACTCAACATGGTAATTCGAGCGGTCCGATTGATGCGAACACCATTTTTGTGTCTAAGCAGCACGCGCAAAATCATGGCGGTGTGGCTTATGTGCATAACGGCTTAAATTGGGACAACTACTTACAACCAAACTTCAGCGTTCCTAGAGAGCGTTTTCACTTTCTAGGCAAAGCCGCGTGGAGAGTGAAAAATGTACAGGGCGCGATTGACATCACGCGCAAAGCGGGCGAAAAGCTTGATGTATTGGGTGGTCATCGCTTCAACTTCAAGATGGGTATTCGTCTAACCTTTGATCGACATGTGCGTTTTCAGGGGATGGTGGACGACCACACCAAGTCGCAGCTCATGAATGCCTCCAAAGGTTTAGTTTTTCCGGTGACTTGGCATGAACCTTTCGGTTTGGCAATAACGGAAAGTTTGTTCTTCGGCTGCCCGGTGTTTGGTACGCCATATGGCTCGCTTCCTGAGCTAGTCTCTCCCGAGGTCGGTGTGCTCTCGAAAAAGGAGTCAGACTTAGTCGATGCGATTAAAGATGTGGGAAGGTTTAATAGCGTTCAATGCCATGAATATGCAAGAGAGCGCTTTAATGCTTTAGTGATGGCGAAAGAGTATGTTGCAAAGTATGAGTCGGTGCTGAATCAAAACCGATTGAATCCGGAGCTGGGCGAGATAATTAGTCAGTTTAAGCGGCTAGACTATTTTAAATAG
- the coaD gene encoding pantetheine-phosphate adenylyltransferase: protein MKIAIYPGTFDPVTNGHFDLIRRAACMFDQIIVGVAESPSKKTLFTLEERVELLEETCADLPNVTVKGFSGLLVDFATQNQATILIRGLRTTMDFEYEFGLTTMYRRLKPELESLFLTPSEEFAFLSSTLVREVAIHGGEVDTFVPQNVYAAIKTKLKA from the coding sequence ATGAAAATTGCGATTTATCCAGGCACCTTCGATCCCGTTACTAACGGTCATTTTGACTTAATTCGTCGTGCTGCATGCATGTTTGACCAGATCATTGTGGGAGTAGCAGAGAGCCCAAGTAAGAAAACCCTATTTACCCTTGAAGAGCGCGTAGAGCTGCTTGAAGAAACCTGTGCGGACTTACCCAATGTGACCGTTAAAGGCTTCAGTGGGTTACTGGTCGATTTCGCGACTCAAAATCAGGCAACAATATTGATTAGAGGTTTGAGAACCACCATGGACTTTGAGTATGAGTTTGGTTTAACCACCATGTATCGCCGTCTTAAACCCGAACTGGAAAGCCTATTCCTTACGCCTTCTGAAGAGTTTGCATTCCTCTCCTCGACGTTGGTGAGAGAAGTCGCGATTCACGGTGGTGAAGTCGATACTTTTGTGCCCCAAAATGTGTATGCGGCAATTAAAACTAAGCTCAAAGCATAA
- a CDS encoding glycosyltransferase family 9 protein, with product MNKPHPKSICILRLSAIGDVCHALSTVQLIQRTFPNTQITWIMGKVEAQLLGDLPGVNVVVFDKSLGLKGMQSVWKQLSNRRFDYLLHMQVALRASVLTLGIKAKVKLGFSWKRAKEGQWLFTNKKLPATHAEHVLDNFNQFAQYLGCPDAEPSWQIPTLPADELILNPLPQRYIVISPAASKDERNWLVESYAEVADYAVERGVGVVLCGAPTEREQILAKAIQSKAKNDLVNLVGQTTLKQLCVVLRNAQCVIAPDSGPAHIATTQGTPVIGLYAHSNPKRTGPYNALETVVSVYEDVVNEQFGKPAKDLKWGTRVKGSDLMARIPTERVKQVLQRFI from the coding sequence GTGAATAAACCTCATCCTAAGTCGATCTGTATTCTTCGCTTATCTGCCATCGGTGACGTCTGCCATGCGTTATCGACGGTGCAACTTATTCAGCGTACCTTTCCCAATACTCAAATTACTTGGATCATGGGTAAGGTTGAGGCACAGCTATTAGGAGACCTACCTGGAGTCAATGTGGTGGTTTTCGATAAGTCGCTTGGCCTAAAGGGTATGCAGTCGGTTTGGAAGCAATTATCAAACCGTCGCTTTGATTACCTGCTGCACATGCAAGTGGCGTTGAGAGCCAGTGTTTTGACACTGGGCATCAAAGCGAAGGTCAAATTAGGTTTTAGCTGGAAAAGAGCCAAAGAGGGGCAGTGGCTGTTTACTAATAAAAAGCTGCCTGCAACGCATGCAGAGCATGTTTTAGATAACTTCAACCAATTTGCTCAATACTTGGGGTGTCCAGACGCTGAGCCTAGCTGGCAAATTCCAACATTACCTGCCGATGAACTGATTTTAAACCCGCTTCCTCAACGCTATATCGTGATCAGTCCAGCGGCGAGTAAAGATGAGCGCAACTGGCTTGTCGAAAGCTATGCTGAAGTCGCTGACTACGCAGTAGAGAGAGGTGTTGGTGTCGTTCTTTGCGGTGCGCCCACCGAGAGAGAGCAAATACTGGCAAAGGCGATTCAATCGAAGGCTAAGAATGACCTCGTGAATCTCGTTGGTCAAACAACCCTAAAGCAACTCTGTGTTGTGCTGAGAAACGCTCAATGTGTTATCGCGCCAGATTCTGGTCCAGCTCATATCGCAACTACACAAGGGACACCTGTCATCGGCTTATATGCTCACAGCAACCCTAAACGAACGGGGCCATACAACGCCTTAGAAACCGTCGTGTCAGTTTACGAAGATGTCGTGAATGAGCAGTTTGGAAAACCAGCAAAAGATCTTAAATGGGGCACGCGAGTGAAGGGTAGCGACCTGATGGCACGAATTCCCACTGAGAGAGTCAAGCAGGTACTACAGCGCTTTATCTAG
- a CDS encoding glycosyltransferase family 9 protein, whose translation MNCKRILVLATHCIGDSLLVTTLTRSLRRKYPDAQIDVLVTPRGRLIFELNSDVNQVIDFPQRPKPKDYFQFLRQFGRYDLVVNERVTDRTAIYCLLFGRFRLGVVDEHFGGAWFKKRIYNHHILERQNNEHKMSRMARMLDKIDVEIEPLLVAPQEALPKSVVEQLPSQYLVVHAPSSNEIKQWPVEHWQETLSLLLESGYHIVLTGAPSERDTNIVNSLVSYFPDQSRLVSLLGKLSLPQTATLIKQSLGFVGPDSGPGHLASGFPVPIISVISVAPASKWSPWPYEMPVDRSTNLYHNRIPVKQVHNNVAVLQSERDCVPCDGSKCRISDGIYSPCLTDITPKQVVETVKEMVPLGDESGE comes from the coding sequence ATGAACTGTAAGCGCATCTTAGTGTTAGCAACACATTGTATCGGAGACAGTCTTCTTGTGACGACTCTGACACGTAGCCTGCGTCGAAAGTATCCCGACGCCCAAATTGATGTGCTAGTGACCCCAAGAGGACGGCTCATATTTGAGCTTAACTCTGACGTTAATCAAGTCATCGATTTTCCTCAGAGACCAAAGCCAAAAGACTACTTTCAGTTTTTGCGTCAGTTCGGTCGATATGACTTGGTTGTCAACGAGCGAGTGACCGATAGAACCGCGATTTATTGTTTGCTGTTTGGACGTTTTCGTTTAGGGGTGGTTGATGAACATTTCGGTGGAGCTTGGTTTAAGAAGCGCATCTACAACCATCATATTTTAGAGCGTCAAAACAATGAGCACAAAATGAGCCGTATGGCGAGAATGCTGGATAAAATTGACGTAGAGATTGAGCCTCTGCTTGTGGCTCCGCAAGAAGCGCTGCCTAAGTCAGTGGTTGAGCAACTTCCATCGCAATACCTTGTAGTGCATGCGCCCTCGTCAAATGAAATCAAGCAGTGGCCAGTTGAACATTGGCAAGAGACCCTCTCGTTATTACTTGAGAGCGGTTACCATATTGTGCTTACCGGCGCGCCGTCGGAGCGGGATACGAACATAGTAAATTCTTTGGTCTCTTACTTTCCCGATCAAAGCCGACTCGTCAGCCTGCTAGGAAAGTTATCTTTGCCGCAAACAGCGACCCTGATTAAGCAGAGCTTGGGTTTTGTCGGGCCAGATAGTGGCCCTGGCCACCTTGCATCGGGCTTTCCAGTCCCCATTATTTCTGTAATCAGTGTCGCACCGGCAAGTAAGTGGTCTCCTTGGCCTTATGAGATGCCTGTTGATCGTTCGACAAACTTGTATCACAACCGAATTCCTGTAAAACAGGTCCACAACAATGTTGCTGTTTTGCAGTCTGAAAGGGATTGCGTGCCATGTGATGGTAGCAAGTGCAGGATCAGTGATGGCATATACTCACCTTGCTTGACGGATATCACGCCAAAGCAGGTGGTGGAGACAGTGAAAGAAATGGTCCCTTTAGGAGATGAATCAGGTGAATAA